A window of the Helianthus annuus cultivar XRQ/B chromosome 4, HanXRQr2.0-SUNRISE, whole genome shotgun sequence genome harbors these coding sequences:
- the LOC118491534 gene encoding uncharacterized protein LOC118491534, protein MYYKGSVPEAERSAKIQTAFSADRLEKLKEKRAAKEQQEMKAENAVQNEGVKNVAEKMVETEQKAINFYIEESAKWKQELETENENERIKRFEAFQDEKLKKKDTGCVAFLAHVVDKETKEPKLEDIPVVKEFPEVFPEDLPGLPPQRQVEFWIDLVLGAAPVAKSPYRLAPSDMHELSTQLQEELNKLTIKNRYSLPRINDLFDQLQGSSYYSNIDLRSGYHQLRIQEESIPNTVFRTRYRHYEFLVMPFGLTNAQSVFMDFMNRMCKPYLDKFVIVFIDDILIYLRTKEEHEQHLRAIWELLKKEQLYAKFSKCEFWIREVQFLCHVVNEKGIHVDPAKIEAIKNWEARKTPTEVR, encoded by the exons atgtactacaaaggcagtgttccggAAGCTGAAAGAAGCGCAAagattcaaactgcttttagtgctg atcgcctgGAGAAGCTGAAAGAaaaacgagctgcaaaagaacaacaagaAATGAAGGCTGAAAATGCTGTTCAGAATGAAGGAGTTaaaaatgttgctgagaagatggtTGAGACTGAACAG aaagctatcaacttttaCATCGAGGAGAGTGCAAAGTGGAAACAGGAGTTGGAAACCGAGaacgagaatgagagaatcaaac gtttcgaagcttTCCAAGATGAGAAGTtaaagaaaaaggatactg GCTGTGTAGCCTTCCTCGCCCACGTAGTCGACAAGGAAACCAAGGAGCCAAAGTTAGAAGACATCCCGGTTGTGAAAGAGtttccagaagtctttccagaagacttgcctgggcTGCCTCCACAGCGACAAGTGGAGTTTTGGATTGATTTGGTGCTAGGAGCGGCACCAGTGGCGAAATCGCCATATCGGTTAGCTCCGTCAGATATGCATGAGTTATCTACTCAGCTGCAAGA GGAGTTAAACAAGCTGACCATTAAGAATCGATATTCTCTACCGAGAATcaacgatttgttcgatcaactacaaggttcaagttATTACTCCAATATCGATTTGAGATCGGGTTACCATCAGTtaagaatacaagaggaaagtatccccaATACGGTTTTTAGAACTCGTTAcagacattacgagtttcttgttatgccgttCGGCTTAACAAATGCTCAGTCGGTATTCATGGACTTCATGAACCGCATGtgtaagccttatttagacaagtttgtgatcgtgtttattgaTGATATCCTAATATACTTGCGAACtaaggaggaacacgagcaacatttgCGAGCTATTTGGGAGCTTTTGAAAAAGGAACAACTTTATgcgaaattttcaaagtgcgaattttggattcgcgaggtaCAATTCCTATGTCATGTCGTGAATGAAAAGGGAATTCATGTCGACCCGGCTAAGATTGaggcgattaagaattgggaagcgcGTAAGACCCCTACAGAAGTGCGATAA